The genomic DNA CATCACTAACTATATGTGGGTGTCTGAGGAGATGATGACAAGGTGTTAGACTACTCCCGTCACTCCTGAGGGAGAGGACGCATCCATCGAGCTCTGCAGGTCCATAGAACTCATCCTCCGCCCTCTGTTTTAGTTACTCAACACAATAGAGATGGTTTTGTACCGCGGAATAATCAAATCTGGTGTGTAtatactttactttttatactGATCCTGACAGGGTGACATTCAGGACCAGGACTCACCAAGAACTGATCTTTGCTAGACTCTGATGAGCAACCAGACTTTGAGACGTGTGCACAGAGGCTCATGAAAATAGCTCAAGGCTGTGTGACAGCATGTGTTAGCCCAGTTCAAAGTATGAAAGGAATACGAAAGGATTCACGTCAGGGCTCATCAACAGGTGCAGGATGTACATCCACCCAAACAGCTTCTGCGAGAGTGGAAGACAGAGCCTCCAGTCAGAGCGGACAAACCTGGGAGTACCTGAGTCACAGTGAGACGTCAGCAGCTTTCATCCCAGACGTCAGGGAGACAAAAAGAACCAAGACATTAAGAGACCAGCAGCTCTTTGAGGCTGCATGCAGCGACTTATCTGCAGCAGAGTGAAGCCATGGAGGAGTCATCAACCTAATGAGCTGCCACCTGTTAAGGCCTCCACAGAGGTCTCGCTCAAGGTTTTGGTCTGCTGCCTTCAATAGTAAGTCACACACCAGGGATGCAACTTATATTCACACCccgcctgaaaacctcctcttcttttttcattagctaacagcagctacagttggcagcggTTAcctcactgtccatcaggaaagtgTGTGAATcccattttctccattaaaatatgatccagtttcaacaaCATTAGTGAAATatgttgatggtgtgtgactttgtgccgtaatatatttaaaaaatcacactTGAGGGAATCAAactcaaaatcaaatcaagagATTTAACGTGTCGCGTGTCAGcagctggaaaaacaaagtgtgtatCTTACAATGACAGCAGTGCAAAAGGTGAACAGCTGAGTAATGACAAACTCAAAGTCCAGtagctgatatatatatatatagatatatatatatatacttttacatTCACGCTATCATTCAtcataaatatctttttatgtCTCACTGCAGCGAGCCGAGTGGAAGCACCATCTCCTGTTGTCTTTGGAGTGACCTTGAAGATGCTGCAGGGACCTGAGGGGACACGAGGAAACATAAAACGATACATCATCTGCCACATAGGTAGGAGGAGGGAagcttttttcttattttttatccCTTTTAACACCAGCCGTGATCAAGCCTTTAAAAATCCCTTATAAAAGACACAGGCTGCCAGGTGTTCTCTGCTTTATCTCCAAGAGATGATTATGAGGAATGAAGTTTATTTAAATACTTGGCATCTATTGAGTGTTACTGTTAAAATCCAGATGGCAGACACACATAACTAAgaaaaatatgatgaatatgtccaaaaatagcattttatttgaatgaaactAACCTGAGGTTTAGTAAAATTCTTCAAAACgtcatttttaatattacattttattttttgtctagtaaattcaatgtttttgttgctgtacATGATTTGAGGGTAGCACTGATAAAACAACTCTTGTCCATTTCGTCATATTCGTATGTCATATTTGACGTGATGTGAGTTGAAGGTTGCACGGTTCACTGTCCTCCACAACATTTACGATTAGCAGCCGTGAGGGGAAAGTGTTTCATCACCTTAACAAATGGAAACTTATTTTCTCCGTGGCAGTGTCTGCGAGAGGAAGAAAAGTTGCAGGCACACCTGACTGACTAACATCCCTCAGGTGTCGTCTTTGGGGGCCGAGGGCCGAACGCTGTGTTATTCTCTGCTGTCAGTTATGACACGTTGACAGAGAAGGGGGGGACAAtcacattcagacacaaaatgacaaaaaggatGAAAGAGCTGCGGTGGCTAAAAATAAACCCAACAATGAGAATGTGACGATTTCGAATCACAAGGTGAAACTGAGAGAATGGGAACCTGCTGGCAAGCAAAGCAAGCCTCTTCACGTTTGATTTATTTCcctgaaacaaagagaaaccaGTGAGAAACAAACCCGAAACACGTTTCGATGAGGTGAAGTGAACTTCACTCGACTGGAAGTAAATGTGGTTTGTAGAAACGACCTTTATTGACTATGCAACAACAGAAGACAACCTggattctgttttttaaatcaacacaatGGAAAAGTTATTAAGGACCTATTTGCCAAATGTTGAGTAGCtttcagtggcatctagtggtgagagTTGCAtactgcaaccaactgaatgcccctcacctcaccctcctctttGTTATGCCCGGCtcgttttcaaaaaacaaaagaaagaggaaggataGGTTGCTGTGAAGCTCTTGACGAATGTTAAAGTCAGTTTAGTTCGTCCATTCTGGACTACGTTCAGTGGCTCAACTGGTCACTGCAGATCAATTGTGTATTTAGCAAAAGTTTACGGATTGTCAGGCAGGCTCAgtcagaaagaggaaggagaaactGGCAAACGGATCCGTAAAGCAGGAGCAGGCTAAATCCTAAAACAGACGAGGTCCAAGGAAACAAAGGAGTAAGTCGAAACCAGACTGAGGATCGGCTGAAATGCTCGAacacagaatgaaaacaaacagacactgaaaccaaagaacacacagactaATACTCAAGAGAAGGCGAGACGACGAGACACAGGTCTTTGATACTGGTAATACTCGAATGGAGGACGCTTTCATCATGTCCCTGCTCTCAGTTTTGTCATACTAGGAAGGATGTTTGAAGAAGATAAGAACACGCTGTTACTCCAGAGATTTAGTTTGTCGCCCCTTTTTTGGTAGAGACACATTTAACAATGGGTGCAGCAGAGGCCGAGATGACCCGACCTTCAGTCCCTGGTGTGGTTCAAAGTCCAAAACTGGATCGCATCTTTCAGTAGCACGTCCCCGTAAACAGACCAGGCTGTGAAAAGCTCCTCCAGAGAAACACAGGATGTTATACTGCTCTCCTCAATGGAGAGCTTTAACAGTGACAACATATGTTCTATATTGAATGTGTGCTTTCTGTTTTAGTATTGTATGGTGGGGTTTTTATCGCCCCCTCATGGCCTGATGGAAATTAGAAACCATTTGCATCCATGCAGGAAGTCGCATCTCCAGTATTTAGTCTGAGGAATGTTTCAGCCGGTTATGTGACACAAACTGTTTCAGCTTTATCTTCCTGTCTGCTGGCTGCAGGTTCTTTGGCCCTCACCTCGTTCATTTATTGGTACCCGACTGGCTGCACAGCAGTCacagcaggaaactcacagaTTTATTAATGATAGCTGTATTCCACACAGGGGAGGTCCTGCTATGGACTggtttcaaacaaaaaacaggtgtGACTTAATAACAGTAACAACGGCTCAGTGCCATTAAGCGTAACAGTGACAGTCAGCCAACATGCACAGTAGCTATTTGTGGACGAGACAAAACGTCTGCAGGGAACGCGGCCCGTTTGATTCACAATAAGGTTTTATGAATTCCTGTCCTGGTGATACTGTCTGAGCACAGTGGACAGTgtaatatgaaacataaaacatattttagcttATGGCACAGTGCGCTTCCTTTATTAAATCAGTTAAATTACAGATGCTTGTAGTGTTGTAACGTTCAGAAAATCTGAATATATAAGCACATGAGTACTgaagtaaaatgtgaaaatactcAATTGCACGTAGGCTGTATTCTCAATGTTACTTAGGATAAAGTATTAACAGCAAAATAAGCTTAATGTATGGAAGTAAAAGAGATCATAAAAGTACTATATTACTCTATTACTGTGCACACCTGAGGGTAAGAAAGGCTAGAACACTGTGATCtaaattttaatttgtcaaataCATGCTGTGGGATGAAAAGTACTAAACTAATCACTGatacattaaatacatataataacaGTGTTTTCATGGCTCATGCACACAAGTAAATACATTTAGGAACAGCTGGAATCATTAAAAGACAgatataaatgaattaaaggcGCCTTTAGCAAGATATTAAACAATAAGCTCATTTACGTTGTTCTTCCATTCAGACCAATATAGatttctgtatatatatacatatatatatattcctccTCTGATGAAGTGATGTAAGTGATGCGGACGTGTGTGAAGGCCCATGCATGTCTCCGGGTTTGATGAATCCCCGCGGGGGCTCCAGGGTTACACTGGcacgttttgtttttcacttaaCGGCGTTGATTAAAACCTGGAAAGAAAGACAGTTACCATGGGCGTCTCACCTGTGGAATTAATTACCGGCACAAAGATAGACGACGGCCCGCTCAGCTTCTCCTCACTTCCTAATAAACAAGCTGTGCTGCAGCTTCTCTCGTCACATTCGTACGGGACTCTAACCAGGTAAGAGCAcgcctgcctctctctctctctctctctctcgctgtgcCGTACTTTATTATagtaaaacatttgaattttcAGGAAGAacttccctccatcctcccagCAGAATGCCGAGCCAACTGGAAGGTGCAATGGATGCACTGATAACAGTTTTCTACAACTACTCTGGAAACGATGGAGACAAGTACAAGCTCAACAAGGGCGAGTTGAAGGAACTCCTGAACAGCGAGCTCACCGACTTCCTCACGGTAAAGTTGATATTTCAACATTCTTACGAtcatgttgttatgttttttgtgcatttaaatCGAAGTTTCAGAGAGTTTTGAGataccagagaggagagagaggtggaaagcatccacagttttagtttttgggAGGACAGAGCCTTGATTATATCTGGACGGGAAGCAATGTGCTTTAAACTGAACGATCAGGACAAACCAGAGAAAGCGTGACCTGTTCACCTCTCTGTATTTCCTCAGTTTGACCAATAGCAATCACAGTAACACACTTAATGAAGACCTTTACCccttaaaaaaagtgaaattagaTCGGCAGGTTTTCTTTCCCAATGATCCGAGGGAGAAAGAGCGTTCTGACCTTGTTTCGGGAAATTGTTTCCTCATTGATTGCTATCCCGCTGTCAAAGTGTAACTGCTGGTGGGGCGCTCACATCGCAGCACTGTGTGAAATAAaggatgtggaggaggagataGATAAGGTCATTTCAGATAAAGCCCCGGCCCCTGTCAGTTTGTAGACGCGTGCCATTACAGATGATTGAGACGAAACGGCCGAAGCCCGAGAGTGGAACCTCTGATGccttcagatgtttttttattttattttgtattttctcttcttgtccTCTCTCATGCGGATGGGAAGCCTCAGGTgctcacacatcatcatcatcatcagtggcCCATATCGCCTCCAAATATAGCCTCTCCCATGATGTCATCACGTCCCCTCGAGCTATAGTCACCTCTGAGAATAGACGCAGCCCCAGCACAACATTCAGCCTCAGTTTCCTCTGACAGAAAACTCCAGACGCTTGATAGATTACtgtagatatactgtatataatttttaaaatgggtgtgtaaaaaaaaagaaatgatgttGTCCGACCTGGATGAGAAGAAGACAGTCAtgtctctttttaaagttttttattaataaacttAAGTTTAggatttgtatttaatttag from Larimichthys crocea isolate SSNF chromosome IX, L_crocea_2.0, whole genome shotgun sequence includes the following:
- the s100z gene encoding protein S100-Z isoform X2, with translation MSCHLLRPPQRSRSRFWSAAFNTSRVEAPSPVVFGVTLKMLQGPEGTRGNIKRYIICHIGRTSLHPPSRMPSQLEGAMDALITVFYNYSGNDGDKYKLNKGELKELLNSELTDFLTSQKDPMLVEKIMNDLDSNKDNEVDFNEFVVLVAALTVACNDFFQEQKKKNK
- the s100z gene encoding protein S100-Z isoform X3, which gives rise to MLQGPEGTRGNIKRYIICHIGRTSLHPPSRMPSQLEGAMDALITVFYNYSGNDGDKYKLNKGELKELLNSELTDFLTSQKDPMLVEKIMNDLDSNKDNEVDFNEFVVLVAALTVACNDFFQEQKKKNK